The following are encoded together in the Sandaracinaceae bacterium genome:
- the dnaJ gene encoding molecular chaperone DnaJ — MAKRDYYEVLGVPRDADAATMKRAYRQLAMQFHPDRNPNDPSAEDKFKEATEAYTVLSDEQKRKRYDRMGHGAFESQGAGGFDPADFGSVGDLLEGLFGDVFGGRGKRRTGGRDLTYDLTIEFVEAALGTEKTIQVERPGPCTACEGVGAEPGTKVDVCETCTGRGQVRQQRGFFAVSRPCAACRGTGKRIQSPCRTCSGSGTQVRKEDMVVRIPAGVQDGAVRTLRGSGEVAAGSAGDLHVTVHVKPHPLFTREGADVLLEVPISFPQAVLGAQIDVPTIEGRVAMKIPPGTQSGRSFRLRGKGIPVYGGAGKGDQLVRVIVEVPENISRKQRKLIQELAEELGVDTHPQQAGFMDKLRGLLE, encoded by the coding sequence GTGGCCAAGCGCGATTACTACGAAGTCCTGGGTGTCCCTCGAGATGCCGACGCCGCGACCATGAAGCGCGCGTACCGACAGCTGGCGATGCAGTTCCATCCGGACCGCAACCCCAACGACCCGAGCGCCGAGGACAAGTTCAAGGAGGCCACCGAGGCCTACACGGTCTTGAGCGACGAGCAGAAGCGCAAGCGCTACGACCGCATGGGGCACGGCGCGTTCGAGAGCCAGGGCGCCGGCGGCTTCGACCCGGCCGACTTCGGCTCCGTGGGCGACCTGCTGGAGGGCCTGTTCGGGGACGTGTTCGGGGGGCGTGGCAAGCGCCGCACGGGCGGGCGCGACCTGACGTACGACCTCACCATCGAGTTCGTGGAGGCGGCGCTCGGCACCGAGAAGACCATCCAGGTGGAGCGCCCGGGTCCCTGCACCGCCTGCGAGGGCGTGGGCGCCGAGCCCGGCACCAAGGTGGACGTCTGCGAGACCTGCACGGGGCGCGGCCAGGTGCGCCAGCAGCGCGGCTTCTTCGCCGTCTCGCGCCCGTGCGCGGCGTGTCGCGGCACCGGCAAGCGCATCCAGTCCCCCTGCCGCACGTGCAGCGGCTCGGGCACGCAGGTGCGCAAGGAAGACATGGTGGTGCGCATCCCCGCTGGCGTGCAGGACGGCGCCGTGCGCACGCTGCGCGGCTCCGGTGAGGTAGCCGCTGGGAGCGCGGGCGACTTGCACGTCACCGTGCACGTGAAGCCGCACCCGCTCTTCACGCGCGAGGGCGCCGACGTGCTGCTGGAGGTGCCCATCAGCTTCCCGCAGGCCGTGCTGGGCGCGCAGATCGACGTGCCCACCATCGAGGGCCGCGTGGCCATGAAGATCCCGCCGGGCACCCAGTCGGGCCGCTCGTTCCGCCTGCGCGGCAAGGGCATCCCGGTCTACGGCGGCGCCGGCAAGGGCGACCAGCTGGTGCGCGTGATCGTGGAGGTGCCCGAGAACATCTCCCGCAAGCAGCGCAAGCTCATCCAGGAGCTGGCCGAGGAGCTGGGGGTGGACACCCACCCGCAGCAGGCCGGCTTCATGGACAAGCTGCGCGGCCTGCTGGAGTGA
- a CDS encoding FliI/YscN family ATPase produces MPPADLDARSFLPALDGLASALGDAQPLRARGRVSSLVGLGLEARVPGVRVGELVEVHRHQGEPLLAEVVGFHGPDATLMPLGRAEGVSPEDEVLALGRPLQVTCGDGLLGRVLDGLGQPIDGLGPVMGTPRSVYQRSPDPLTRPRITRSLATGVRAIDALLTLGEGQRVGLFAGSGVGKSTLLGQIARQADADVFVVCLIGERGREVREFLEDALGTEGRRRGVVVCATSDAPALVRLKSAHVATAIAEHFRDQGKRVLLMMDSVTRFARAGREVGLAAGEPPARRGYPPSVFAALPELLERAGTSARGSITGLYTVLVEGGDMEEPVADEVRGILDGHIVLDRALGARGRWPAIDVLKSLSRVMPAVTSEAQRDQANTLRGHLAAFEEKRDLVSLGAYKAGSDPALDAAIARMPAIEAFLRQRPEARADVVETWHALGEALRGR; encoded by the coding sequence ATGCCGCCTGCCGACCTGGACGCCCGCTCGTTCCTGCCCGCGCTCGACGGCCTGGCCAGCGCGCTGGGCGACGCGCAGCCGCTGCGTGCCCGTGGCCGCGTGAGCTCGCTGGTGGGGCTGGGGCTCGAGGCTCGTGTGCCCGGTGTGCGCGTGGGCGAGCTGGTGGAGGTGCACCGTCATCAGGGCGAGCCGCTGCTGGCCGAGGTGGTGGGCTTCCACGGGCCCGATGCCACGCTCATGCCGCTCGGGCGCGCCGAGGGGGTCAGCCCCGAAGACGAGGTGCTGGCGCTCGGGCGCCCGCTGCAGGTGACGTGTGGTGACGGCTTGCTGGGCCGCGTGCTGGACGGCCTCGGGCAGCCCATCGATGGCCTCGGCCCGGTGATGGGCACGCCGCGCTCGGTGTATCAGCGGTCGCCCGACCCGCTGACCCGGCCGCGCATCACGCGCTCGCTGGCCACGGGGGTGAGGGCGATCGACGCGCTGCTCACGCTGGGCGAGGGCCAGCGCGTGGGCCTCTTCGCGGGCAGTGGCGTGGGCAAGAGCACGCTGCTCGGGCAGATCGCGCGGCAGGCGGATGCGGACGTGTTCGTGGTCTGCCTGATCGGCGAGCGCGGGCGCGAGGTCCGCGAATTCCTCGAGGACGCCCTCGGCACCGAGGGGCGGCGGCGTGGTGTGGTGGTCTGCGCCACCAGCGATGCGCCCGCGCTGGTGCGGCTCAAGAGCGCGCACGTGGCCACCGCCATCGCCGAGCACTTCCGCGACCAGGGGAAGCGCGTGCTCTTGATGATGGACAGCGTCACGCGCTTTGCCCGCGCCGGTCGCGAGGTGGGCCTGGCCGCCGGGGAGCCTCCCGCGCGGCGTGGCTACCCGCCCAGCGTGTTCGCTGCCCTGCCCGAGCTGCTGGAGCGCGCCGGCACCAGCGCGCGCGGCTCCATCACCGGCCTCTACACGGTGCTGGTGGAGGGAGGCGACATGGAGGAGCCCGTGGCCGACGAGGTGCGTGGCATCCTGGACGGTCACATCGTGCTCGACCGCGCGCTCGGTGCGCGGGGACGCTGGCCGGCCATCGACGTGCTGAAGAGCCTCTCGCGCGTGATGCCCGCCGTCACCAGCGAGGCCCAGCGCGACCAGGCCAACACGCTGCGCGGGCACCTGGCTGCCTTCGAGGAGAAGCGCGACCTGGTGTCGCTCGGCGCCTACAAGGCGGGCTCGGATCCTGCGCTCGATGCCGCCATCGCGCGCATGCCGGCCATCGAGGCGTTCTTGCGACAGCGCCCCGAGGCGCGCGCCGACGTGGTGGAGACGTGGCACGCCTTGGGCGAAGCACTGCGCGGGCGCTGA
- a CDS encoding DUF4266 domain-containing protein translates to MNLARTPKLPSAAVLARLQLAFLLALAACAGGCAHVPPYAREDLTRPGMESESEAEEERFRSHVYDAREGAAGGHGSTGGGCGCN, encoded by the coding sequence GTGAACCTCGCTCGCACCCCCAAACTCCCTAGCGCCGCCGTTCTCGCGCGCCTCCAGCTGGCCTTCTTGCTGGCCCTCGCGGCGTGCGCCGGCGGCTGCGCGCACGTGCCGCCGTATGCGCGCGAAGACCTCACGCGGCCGGGCATGGAGTCCGAGAGCGAGGCCGAGGAAGAGCGCTTTCGCTCGCACGTGTACGACGCGCGCGAGGGGGCTGCGGGCGGCCACGGCTCCACCGGCGGCGGCTGCGGGTGCAACTGA
- a CDS encoding DUF3570 domain-containing protein, whose translation MRRTAWWKWLLLGAAVLPLCCARGVSQADEVDGRWSGRFSLLGNYYWETSTRVVAPEFGVQLTSPNGTDLSATYLVDTITSASQAAGTTIDVSFNETRHDITLGAGRELELGDSALQLRGGLHFSREPDYTSISGNVGASLFLNERSTTLHLTLGYLHDEVRQNFRGPPPPTVPGLILGQFNEDFDALTISIGWDQVLQPWLIAEVGYDLVYLNGFLANAYRRVMVAGAAVGEQHPGTRIRHTLTGRLKAHVQRTRTTFQLRYRAYLDSWDIGAINPEVRVYQQLARNLDLRLRYRYYKQTRSFFYEDNDEAYAPNAAFFTNDPKMSAFRSHEIGMQLRLGFGFLEGTALDVLRGGRLDLSFNYLWRTNVFGDAVTAQVGLSVPF comes from the coding sequence ATGCGGCGGACCGCGTGGTGGAAGTGGCTCTTGCTGGGCGCGGCCGTGCTGCCGCTGTGCTGTGCGCGCGGGGTGTCCCAGGCCGACGAAGTGGACGGCCGCTGGTCGGGGCGCTTCAGCCTGCTGGGCAACTACTACTGGGAGACCAGCACGCGCGTGGTGGCGCCCGAGTTCGGCGTGCAGCTCACGTCGCCCAACGGCACCGACCTGAGCGCCACCTATCTGGTGGACACCATCACCAGCGCCAGCCAGGCGGCGGGCACCACCATCGACGTGAGCTTCAACGAGACGCGCCACGACATCACGCTCGGCGCGGGCCGTGAGCTCGAGCTCGGTGACAGCGCGCTCCAGCTGCGGGGCGGTCTGCACTTCAGCCGCGAGCCGGACTACACGTCCATCTCCGGCAACGTGGGCGCGTCGCTCTTCCTGAACGAGCGCAGCACCACGCTGCACCTGACGCTCGGCTACCTGCACGACGAGGTGCGCCAGAACTTCCGTGGGCCACCGCCGCCCACCGTGCCGGGCCTCATCCTCGGGCAGTTCAACGAGGACTTCGACGCGCTGACCATCTCCATCGGGTGGGACCAGGTGCTGCAGCCCTGGCTGATCGCCGAGGTGGGCTACGACCTGGTGTACCTCAACGGCTTCCTGGCCAACGCGTACCGCCGCGTGATGGTGGCCGGCGCCGCGGTGGGCGAGCAGCACCCGGGCACGCGCATTCGGCACACGCTCACGGGGCGGCTCAAGGCGCACGTGCAGCGCACGCGCACCACGTTCCAGCTGCGCTACCGAGCGTACCTCGACTCCTGGGACATCGGCGCCATCAACCCCGAGGTGCGCGTGTACCAGCAGCTGGCGCGCAACCTGGACCTGCGGCTGCGCTATCGCTACTACAAGCAGACGCGCTCCTTCTTTTACGAGGACAACGACGAGGCCTACGCGCCCAACGCCGCGTTCTTCACCAACGACCCGAAGATGAGCGCCTTCCGCAGCCACGAGATAGGCATGCAGCTGCGCCTCGGCTTCGGGTTCTTGGAGGGCACGGCGCTCGACGTGTTGCGCGGAGGCCGGCTGGACCTCAGCTTCAACTACCTGTGGCGCACCAACGTCTTTGGCGACGCGGTGACGGCGCAGGTGGGCCTCAGCGTGCCGTTCTAG